One Erythrobacter aureus DNA segment encodes these proteins:
- the manD gene encoding D-mannonate dehydratase ManD, with the protein MKITSAKIIVTSPGRNFVTLKIQTDQGVYGIGDATLNGRELSVVSYLEDHVIPCILGMDPQRIEDIWQYLYRGAYWRRGPVTMRAIAAVDVALWDIKAKMAGMPLYQLLGGRSRDRVMVYGHANGREFAETVDAVGRYVDLGYKAIRVQTGVPGIKDAYGVGRGDLYYEPADARLPSVTGWDTRKALNYVPKMFEKLRETFGFDYHLLHDGHHRYTPQEAANLGKMLEPYQLFWLEDCTPAENQEAFKLVRQHTTTPLAVGEIFNTIWDCKDLIQNQLIDYIRATIVGAGGVTHLRRIADFASLYQVRTGCHGATDLSPVTMGTALHFDTWVPNFGIQEYMRHTPETDEIFPHDYSFEEGHLMCGETPGHGVDIDEKLAAKYPYSQACLPVARLEDGTMWNW; encoded by the coding sequence ATGAAGATCACTTCCGCGAAGATCATTGTCACATCTCCCGGGCGTAATTTCGTCACGCTCAAGATTCAGACAGATCAGGGCGTTTACGGAATTGGCGACGCTACGTTGAATGGGCGTGAGCTGTCAGTCGTGTCCTATTTGGAAGACCATGTGATCCCCTGCATCCTGGGGATGGACCCGCAACGGATAGAGGATATCTGGCAGTATCTCTATCGCGGAGCCTATTGGCGACGCGGGCCGGTGACGATGCGTGCGATTGCTGCGGTGGATGTCGCGCTATGGGATATTAAGGCGAAAATGGCGGGCATGCCACTTTACCAATTGCTTGGCGGGCGAAGCCGGGATCGCGTGATGGTCTACGGCCATGCCAATGGCAGGGAGTTCGCCGAGACGGTCGATGCAGTGGGTCGTTATGTCGATCTTGGTTATAAGGCCATTCGTGTACAGACCGGCGTTCCGGGCATCAAGGATGCATATGGTGTTGGCCGCGGCGATCTCTATTATGAGCCAGCCGATGCGCGGCTGCCCAGCGTAACTGGGTGGGATACGCGCAAGGCGCTGAATTATGTGCCCAAGATGTTCGAGAAGCTGCGCGAAACCTTTGGCTTCGACTATCACCTGCTGCACGATGGGCATCACCGCTACACGCCACAGGAAGCAGCCAATCTTGGTAAGATGCTTGAGCCCTACCAACTGTTTTGGCTCGAGGACTGTACCCCGGCCGAGAATCAGGAAGCATTCAAACTGGTGCGCCAGCATACTACCACGCCGTTGGCCGTAGGTGAGATTTTCAACACGATCTGGGACTGCAAGGATCTGATCCAGAACCAGCTTATCGATTACATCCGCGCCACTATCGTCGGCGCTGGCGGTGTGACACATCTGCGCCGGATCGCCGACTTCGCGAGCCTTTACCAAGTCCGCACCGGCTGCCACGGGGCGACCGATCTTTCGCCGGTCACAATGGGTACGGCGCTACATTTCGATACCTGGGTCCCCAACTTCGGGATACAGGAATATATGCGCCATACGCCGGAAACCGACGAGATCTTCCCGCATGATTACAGCTTCGAGGAAGGCCATTTGATGTGTGGTGAAACACCTGGCCACGGCGTGGACATCGATGAGAAGTTGGCAGCGAAGTATCCCTATAGCCAGGCATGTCTTCCGGTCGCCCGCCTCGAAGATGGTACGATGTGGAACTGGTGA
- a CDS encoding LysR family transcriptional regulator: MTLDLRQLRFAVTAADTSSFLRASKQLNVKQSTLSKKVAALEHRLGITLFERSTRGVVPTDAGRAFLEVARRIVTDADNLLTTAKAVTYGEVGRLMVGFSNSLSAGNLRLLLGDVLERFPDVQLDAIETGPDRMLSGLQSRIIDVAVHASQLEEAGITKRWLWSERLMLALPSENKLSEQDTIFWTDLRACVFVLPTSCAGPRIVEVIRQRLGAHGLSASIISQETSFETIVSMVPFGKFITIVPESATGAKRPDIAFREIAEPTGAAHLNFAAWWREDNDNPALARFFKLVDERYPLAISA; encoded by the coding sequence ATGACTCTCGACCTTCGCCAGCTTCGCTTTGCGGTGACGGCCGCTGACACATCCAGCTTCCTACGCGCGTCCAAGCAACTCAATGTAAAGCAATCAACGCTAAGCAAGAAAGTCGCAGCGCTTGAACATCGCCTCGGCATAACGTTGTTCGAGCGTTCGACACGTGGAGTGGTGCCGACTGATGCGGGGCGAGCCTTTCTTGAGGTGGCGCGCCGGATTGTAACCGACGCCGACAACTTGCTCACGACCGCCAAAGCGGTGACCTATGGCGAAGTGGGGCGCCTAATGGTTGGCTTCTCCAACTCGCTTAGCGCTGGCAATCTGAGACTTCTGCTCGGGGATGTCCTCGAACGATTTCCCGATGTCCAACTCGATGCAATAGAAACGGGCCCGGATCGAATGCTGTCAGGGTTGCAATCGCGGATCATCGATGTCGCGGTACACGCAAGCCAGTTGGAAGAGGCAGGAATTACAAAGCGTTGGCTCTGGTCGGAACGGCTGATGCTCGCATTACCAAGTGAAAACAAGCTGAGCGAACAGGACACGATATTCTGGACCGATCTGCGCGCCTGTGTCTTTGTTCTTCCCACATCCTGTGCTGGGCCACGTATTGTCGAGGTTATTCGCCAGCGTTTGGGTGCGCACGGACTTTCGGCAAGTATCATCAGTCAAGAAACTAGCTTCGAAACGATCGTATCAATGGTGCCTTTTGGGAAGTTCATCACCATCGTTCCAGAAAGCGCGACGGGTGCCAAGCGACCTGATATCGCATTCCGTGAGATCGCCGAACCAACAGGCGCCGCGCATCTCAATTTCGCCGCCTGGTGGCGCGAGGACAATGACAATCCCGCCCTCGCGCGCTTCTTCAAATTGGTTGATGAGCGCTACCCGCTTGCAATCAGCGCGTGA
- the uxaC gene encoding glucuronate isomerase: MVNPLVLHPDRLFPVDPTIRNIARSLYANVIDLPIVSPHGHTDPEWWATDNSFGNATELLLHPDHYVFRMLYSQGVELEDLGIGNPDADPRKSWRLFAERYHLFRGTPSRIWLDWVFAESFGIDVQLGADTADFYYETITNALATDAFRPRALFERYNIEVIATTESPLDDLRHHRAIRESGWGGRVITAYRPDPVIDPEFEGFRDNLGVLGDLTGEDCFSWQGYLAAHRKRRAFFAEMGATSTDHGHPTARTADLPTAEAEALFARVTGENVRAEDAELFRAQMLTEMAGMSVEDGLVMQLHPGVYRNHNRKLFERFGRDKGADIPLPCEYVHALRPLLDRFGNDTDFTFILFTLDETTYSRELAPLAGHYPALKLGPAWWFNDSPEGMRRFREMTTETAGFYNTVGFNDDTRAFLSIPARHDVARRMDCGFLARLVAEHRLDEYEAAELAVDLAYNLAKQAYKL; encoded by the coding sequence ATGGTGAACCCGCTCGTGCTTCATCCCGATCGCCTTTTCCCGGTAGATCCGACAATTCGCAACATTGCACGCTCGCTCTATGCAAACGTGATCGATCTTCCGATCGTTAGCCCCCACGGTCATACCGATCCTGAATGGTGGGCGACGGACAATAGTTTCGGGAATGCGACCGAACTGCTGCTGCATCCCGATCACTACGTATTCCGCATGCTCTATTCGCAGGGAGTTGAACTTGAGGATCTGGGTATCGGAAATCCTGATGCCGACCCACGCAAAAGTTGGCGCCTTTTTGCTGAACGCTACCATCTGTTCCGCGGTACGCCGTCGCGGATTTGGCTCGATTGGGTTTTTGCCGAGAGCTTCGGGATCGATGTGCAACTCGGCGCGGATACGGCCGACTTCTATTACGAAACCATCACCAATGCGCTGGCAACCGATGCATTTAGACCGCGCGCCCTGTTCGAACGATACAATATCGAAGTTATCGCGACTACCGAAAGCCCTCTGGACGATCTTCGCCACCATCGAGCAATACGAGAGAGTGGCTGGGGTGGGCGCGTCATAACCGCCTATCGCCCCGATCCGGTGATCGACCCCGAATTCGAAGGCTTTCGCGACAACCTCGGGGTACTTGGCGACCTGACGGGCGAGGATTGCTTCAGCTGGCAGGGATATCTCGCTGCGCACCGCAAACGTCGAGCTTTCTTCGCGGAGATGGGTGCGACCTCGACCGATCACGGGCATCCGACCGCGCGGACTGCGGATCTCCCGACTGCGGAAGCCGAGGCGCTATTTGCCCGTGTGACAGGCGAGAACGTTCGAGCGGAAGATGCCGAGCTTTTTCGAGCCCAGATGTTGACCGAGATGGCCGGCATGAGCGTTGAGGACGGCCTCGTGATGCAGTTGCATCCGGGTGTCTATCGCAATCACAACCGCAAGCTCTTTGAACGCTTCGGACGGGACAAGGGTGCGGATATTCCGCTGCCTTGCGAATATGTCCACGCTTTGCGTCCCCTGCTAGACAGGTTCGGCAACGACACTGACTTCACCTTCATCCTCTTCACTTTGGATGAAACAACATATTCCCGGGAGCTAGCGCCCTTGGCTGGTCACTATCCGGCGCTGAAGCTGGGACCGGCCTGGTGGTTCAACGACAGTCCGGAGGGCATGCGTCGCTTTCGCGAAATGACCACCGAAACCGCCGGGTTCTACAACACTGTCGGCTTCAACGACGATACGCGCGCATTCCTCTCAATCCCTGCCCGTCATGATGTCGCGCGGCGTATGGATTGCGGTTTTCTGGCAAGGCTTGTGGCCGAGCACCGGCTTGACGAGTATGAGGCGGCAGAATTAGCCGTGGATCTCGCTTATAATCTGGCTAAGCAGGCTTACAAGTTGTGA
- a CDS encoding ROK family transcriptional regulator: MELDLSLNQRSVLELIRRHQPVSRAELCGLSGLTSGALVRLTRELLYRGLIEIGEVVATGRGQPKQPLLISSDGGFSVGVAFYPRQMDLVKIDFSGKVLREVTHPFDDAPPAQTADFIGHAVRQFLGRPSVDSERCFGLGIAVPGYPTSDKSGLHTVEALASWRGSDMRQLVSQATGLDVWVENIASAGALAELYRQSSQGPRNIIFLHIGYGVGAGLIVGGRLYRGCGGNAGEVGMFFPLSEPRPSALDFLETVNTSGKGYETLAEIDFLLQLNNPVAQDWMDRASDQVAELAKVAKYWFAPDEFVVGGPFGDQFIAKFAEKLVHKISCIKDDMPPLSIRAAWAGQRVAAVGAAFLPIHHKCSPSPVA; the protein is encoded by the coding sequence TTGGAACTGGATCTTAGCCTCAATCAGCGCTCCGTGCTTGAGTTAATCAGACGTCATCAGCCGGTTTCGCGGGCTGAGCTATGCGGGTTGAGCGGGTTGACGAGCGGTGCGCTTGTCCGGCTCACGCGAGAACTTCTTTATCGCGGACTGATCGAGATTGGAGAGGTTGTCGCTACCGGGCGCGGCCAACCCAAGCAGCCGCTTTTGATTAGTTCTGATGGTGGTTTCTCGGTCGGAGTGGCATTCTATCCTCGACAGATGGATCTGGTGAAGATCGACTTTTCGGGCAAGGTCTTGCGTGAGGTAACTCATCCATTCGATGATGCGCCACCAGCGCAGACTGCTGATTTCATCGGCCATGCGGTCAGACAGTTTCTTGGTCGTCCGAGCGTCGATTCTGAGCGATGCTTTGGTCTTGGTATTGCGGTTCCCGGATATCCCACCAGCGACAAATCAGGACTGCACACAGTCGAAGCCTTAGCGTCCTGGCGTGGTTCTGACATGCGGCAACTTGTTTCGCAGGCGACAGGTCTGGATGTCTGGGTCGAAAACATTGCGTCCGCCGGGGCCTTGGCCGAGTTGTATCGTCAATCATCGCAAGGCCCTCGGAACATTATCTTCCTGCATATCGGATATGGCGTGGGGGCCGGATTGATCGTTGGGGGAAGGCTCTATCGCGGGTGCGGAGGTAATGCCGGTGAGGTGGGGATGTTCTTTCCATTGAGCGAACCGCGGCCCTCCGCGCTCGATTTCCTTGAAACGGTAAACACAAGCGGCAAAGGCTACGAAACCCTCGCCGAAATCGACTTCTTGCTGCAATTGAATAATCCAGTAGCGCAGGATTGGATGGATAGAGCGTCAGACCAGGTAGCCGAGCTGGCTAAAGTAGCGAAATACTGGTTCGCACCCGACGAGTTCGTTGTCGGTGGACCATTCGGTGATCAGTTCATCGCCAAATTTGCCGAGAAACTGGTTCACAAGATTAGTTGTATCAAGGATGACATGCCGCCGCTGTCGATCCGCGCGGCCTGGGCGGGGCAGCGGGTTGCAGCTGTTGGCGCTGCCTTCCTGCCGATCCATCACAAATGTTCTCCATCTCCCGTGGCTTGA
- a CDS encoding mannitol dehydrogenase family protein, with protein sequence MPETVSRPGYDRKQQTRGIVHFGLGAFTRAHQAAYTDEAMNAGDAGWMITGVSLRSPTVAQQMNPQDGLYLIAERSGNGTHYRLGKAIRDVLVASESPEAVIEALADPETRIVSFTVTEKGYCRAPDGSLDLELARQRSFYPLLANALRLRKETSAGGVTLLSCDNLAGNGAVLGRLMGQYLETEAADLVDWFAAHCTCPSTMVDRIVPATTDQDRNSAQQDAGLRDEALVVTEPFRQWVIEDRFAAGRPKWEDTGAQLVSNVAPYETAKLRMLNGAHSLLAYCGLQKGYTFVHEAIVDHALRAAVEALMAEAIPTIEAGPDQDLQAYAAALIERFANPALNHRLAQIAMDGSQKIPQRWLETLEASRKIGRSCPSIILGLSAWVFHLREATHVSDPASEELIRVAYETDMNAIFDALFGPDGYFSATWYPCERDRQSFTRMLMESSE encoded by the coding sequence ATGCCCGAAACTGTCAGTCGTCCGGGCTATGACCGCAAGCAACAGACACGTGGAATCGTTCATTTCGGTTTGGGGGCATTCACACGCGCCCATCAGGCGGCCTATACCGATGAGGCGATGAACGCTGGCGATGCTGGCTGGATGATCACCGGCGTGTCTCTGCGTTCACCTACGGTAGCTCAGCAGATGAATCCACAGGATGGGCTCTATCTAATAGCGGAGCGATCAGGGAACGGAACACACTATCGCCTGGGCAAAGCCATTCGCGATGTACTGGTCGCATCAGAAAGCCCCGAAGCGGTGATCGAAGCGCTTGCTGATCCTGAGACACGGATTGTCAGCTTCACCGTAACCGAGAAAGGTTATTGTCGCGCGCCGGATGGCTCGCTCGATTTGGAACTAGCGCGACAGCGCAGCTTCTATCCCTTGCTTGCAAATGCCTTGCGCCTTCGGAAAGAAACCAGCGCAGGCGGCGTGACGCTGCTCAGCTGTGACAATCTGGCAGGCAACGGTGCGGTGCTGGGGCGTCTGATGGGGCAGTACCTAGAAACCGAGGCCGCCGATCTGGTCGACTGGTTCGCCGCGCACTGCACCTGTCCTTCGACCATGGTCGACCGCATCGTGCCGGCGACGACAGACCAAGACCGGAATTCAGCTCAGCAGGACGCTGGGCTGCGAGACGAAGCGCTGGTTGTAACAGAACCTTTCCGACAATGGGTCATCGAAGATCGCTTCGCCGCCGGTCGGCCCAAGTGGGAAGATACCGGCGCACAACTTGTCTCTAATGTCGCGCCCTATGAAACCGCCAAATTGCGGATGCTAAACGGGGCACATTCCCTGCTGGCTTATTGCGGTCTCCAAAAGGGCTATACCTTCGTTCATGAGGCGATCGTCGATCACGCTTTGCGCGCTGCGGTTGAAGCTCTCATGGCGGAAGCTATCCCCACGATCGAGGCTGGACCGGATCAAGATCTGCAGGCTTACGCCGCCGCGCTCATCGAGCGTTTCGCCAATCCCGCGCTCAATCATCGCCTGGCCCAGATTGCCATGGATGGAAGTCAGAAAATCCCGCAGCGCTGGCTGGAGACACTTGAAGCTTCGCGGAAGATCGGTCGCAGCTGTCCGTCAATAATTTTAGGTCTCTCGGCCTGGGTTTTCCATCTGCGTGAAGCAACCCATGTTTCCGATCCGGCTTCAGAGGAACTAATCCGAGTTGCCTATGAGACCGATATGAACGCTATTTTCGACGCGCTTTTCGGTCCCGACGGATACTTCTCGGCGACGTGGTATCCTTGCGAGAGAGATCGGCAATCGTTCACGCGGATGTTGATGGAAAGCAGCGAATGA
- a CDS encoding FadR/GntR family transcriptional regulator, with product MDNQGTSPAAEIGQPGSKRLYQSLARRLMGDLEAGRYTLGERLPAERDLAQTYDVSRPTVREAIIALEVQGLVEVRVGSGAYVVKLPGDKDNIAFGISAFELTEARLLIEGEAAALAATQISPAELDELRQLVAQIDAENAQTGGKEDADRKFHLAIAAATRNTAVIDAVARLWAMRETSKESALLHAKARVANVKPVVDEHSAILAALEANDPKAARAAMRAHLSAVLDSLLFATEEQAVAQARQDMEQKRQRYQRAIG from the coding sequence ATGGACAATCAAGGCACATCTCCTGCAGCCGAAATTGGGCAACCGGGTAGCAAGCGGCTCTATCAGAGCCTGGCGCGCAGGTTGATGGGTGACCTAGAGGCAGGACGGTATACGCTGGGCGAAAGGCTGCCCGCCGAACGCGATCTTGCGCAAACTTACGATGTCAGCCGCCCAACTGTCCGGGAAGCGATCATCGCGCTCGAAGTCCAGGGCTTGGTCGAGGTGCGGGTTGGCTCAGGTGCGTATGTGGTTAAGCTGCCTGGAGACAAAGACAATATCGCCTTCGGCATCAGCGCGTTCGAATTGACTGAGGCGCGTTTGCTTATCGAAGGTGAGGCCGCCGCGCTCGCTGCCACACAAATCAGCCCCGCAGAACTCGATGAGCTTCGCCAACTGGTTGCACAGATCGACGCAGAAAACGCTCAAACCGGAGGCAAAGAGGACGCGGATCGAAAATTCCATCTCGCGATTGCGGCCGCAACTCGCAACACGGCTGTCATCGATGCTGTTGCTCGCCTTTGGGCTATGCGCGAAACGTCGAAGGAAAGTGCTCTGCTGCACGCCAAAGCCAGGGTCGCCAATGTCAAACCCGTGGTTGACGAGCACAGCGCCATCCTTGCCGCCTTGGAGGCGAACGATCCGAAAGCCGCGCGCGCGGCGATGCGCGCACATCTCAGCGCCGTCCTCGACAGCCTGTTGTTCGCGACAGAAGAGCAGGCTGTCGCCCAAGCGCGCCAGGATATGGAGCAAAAACGCCAGCGCTATCAGCGAGCGATTGGATAG
- a CDS encoding alkaline phosphatase — protein MNRTKVLIAFQLLVALALSGCVGNSSSPSPPAGLGQVRPAKNVILFIGDGMGVSTVTAARIYDGQQRGETGEENLLSFERFPDIALVKTYNTNQQVPDSAGTASAMMTGVKTRAGMIGVGPTAHRGDCSEAQDNILPNVAEQLAAGGKAIGIVSTARLTHATPAAVYGHVPERDWEADSNIPAEERAHGCRDLATQLMEFSFDVALGGGRSNFFGEEAGGNRLNATSDLQDDWAANTGGHYVTNASAMHTVPQDGRPLLGLFSSSHMTYMLDRQADSSEPTLSEMTATAIDRLSQDSDGYFLMVEGGRIDHGHHEGRAAYALEEAVEFSRAVQVALDMVDLSDTLILVTADHSHVFTIAGYPTRGNPILGLAIGNDERGEPTGEPILATDGHPYTTLGYQNGPGATPGQARGEPSADLNGTQQALVPTGSAFDNTHRLSETHGGEDVALYATGPGSEEARGVIEQNRVFDIIMRALGFQH, from the coding sequence ATGAATCGGACCAAAGTGCTTATTGCGTTTCAGCTCTTAGTGGCTCTTGCGCTCAGTGGTTGCGTCGGAAATTCGTCCAGTCCTTCCCCCCCGGCCGGGCTTGGTCAGGTGCGGCCAGCCAAAAACGTTATTCTATTCATCGGTGACGGGATGGGCGTCTCAACCGTCACCGCGGCGCGGATCTATGACGGCCAGCAGCGCGGCGAGACAGGTGAAGAAAATCTGCTGAGTTTCGAGCGCTTCCCCGATATCGCACTGGTCAAGACCTATAATACCAACCAGCAGGTGCCTGACAGCGCCGGCACGGCTTCTGCCATGATGACAGGCGTAAAAACGCGCGCCGGGATGATTGGCGTGGGGCCGACAGCTCATCGCGGCGATTGCAGTGAAGCACAAGACAACATTCTTCCCAACGTTGCCGAACAATTGGCAGCAGGCGGCAAAGCCATCGGGATCGTCTCGACCGCACGGCTGACCCACGCCACCCCGGCGGCAGTCTACGGCCATGTCCCGGAAAGGGACTGGGAAGCGGACAGCAACATTCCGGCTGAGGAGCGCGCGCACGGCTGTCGCGATCTGGCAACGCAGCTGATGGAATTTTCTTTCGATGTCGCGCTGGGCGGTGGCAGGAGCAATTTCTTCGGTGAGGAGGCGGGCGGCAACCGGCTGAATGCAACATCCGACCTGCAAGATGACTGGGCCGCAAACACCGGCGGACACTACGTCACCAACGCTTCCGCGATGCACACCGTACCGCAGGATGGAAGGCCGTTACTAGGCCTCTTTTCCAGCAGCCACATGACTTACATGCTGGATCGCCAAGCGGACAGTAGCGAACCGACGCTGAGCGAGATGACCGCAACAGCCATCGACCGGCTCAGCCAAGATAGTGATGGCTATTTCCTAATGGTCGAAGGTGGCAGGATCGATCACGGGCATCACGAGGGTAGAGCAGCCTACGCGCTGGAGGAAGCGGTCGAGTTTTCCCGCGCCGTGCAGGTGGCGCTCGACATGGTCGATTTGTCGGACACCCTGATTTTGGTCACCGCCGATCACAGCCATGTCTTTACCATCGCGGGGTACCCAACTCGTGGGAACCCAATTCTCGGCCTTGCCATCGGCAATGACGAACGCGGTGAACCGACCGGCGAACCGATCCTCGCGACCGACGGCCATCCATACACCACGCTCGGCTACCAGAACGGCCCCGGCGCGACGCCGGGCCAGGCGCGTGGGGAACCGTCTGCCGATCTTAACGGTACGCAACAGGCTTTGGTCCCGACCGGCAGCGCTTTCGATAACACGCACCGTCTCTCTGAAACGCATGGCGGCGAGGATGTTGCTCTCTATGCAACCGGTCCGGGTTCCGAAGAGGCACGCGGCGTGATCGAGCAGAACCGCGTCTTTGACATCATCATGCGAGCACTCGGTTTCCAACACTGA
- a CDS encoding sugar kinase: protein MVSGKRVTFIGEGMFELAVRPAGGWELGHGGDTLNTALHMARMGLNVAFASALGGDAFSDGLRKAWTEEGLDLSMVLCDPSRSTGLYAISVDEAGERSFTYWRSNSAARQMFALPDSRKIIECAVQSDLLVFSLISLAILPRRGRDALIALAHEVRELGGMVAFDGNYRPRLWQSPTEALSVRDAAIATATIGLPTLEDEIALSSGVTAESVASHWLALGCREVIVKLGKAGCRMPDGSIVTPGIALDPVDTSGAGDAFNAGYLAARLRGCSGVDAAQQGHALAGWTIMRRGAIPPRDAHAPYA from the coding sequence CTGGTGAGCGGGAAACGGGTCACCTTCATCGGCGAGGGCATGTTCGAGCTTGCCGTGCGCCCGGCCGGCGGATGGGAGTTGGGGCATGGCGGCGATACGCTCAACACCGCGCTGCATATGGCGCGGATGGGCCTCAACGTCGCTTTTGCCAGTGCGTTGGGTGGAGACGCTTTCAGCGACGGGCTGCGGAAAGCGTGGACGGAGGAGGGGTTGGACCTGTCAATGGTGCTTTGCGATCCATCGCGTAGCACCGGACTTTATGCCATTTCCGTCGACGAGGCGGGCGAACGCAGCTTTACCTACTGGCGGAGCAACAGTGCTGCACGGCAAATGTTCGCCCTCCCGGATTCCCGGAAGATCATCGAGTGCGCGGTGCAATCCGATTTACTCGTCTTCTCGCTTATATCGCTGGCAATCCTGCCGCGTCGGGGACGGGATGCCTTGATCGCCTTGGCTCACGAGGTACGTGAGCTCGGCGGAATGGTTGCTTTCGATGGCAACTATCGCCCTCGCTTGTGGCAATCCCCTACGGAAGCCTTGTCCGTGCGCGATGCGGCCATTGCGACTGCAACCATCGGGCTGCCGACGCTCGAAGATGAAATCGCACTCTCGTCTGGCGTTACCGCAGAGAGCGTAGCAAGCCATTGGCTTGCCCTTGGTTGCAGGGAAGTGATCGTCAAGCTGGGTAAGGCGGGATGCCGTATGCCCGATGGTTCAATTGTCACCCCGGGGATCGCTCTCGATCCGGTCGATACGAGCGGGGCAGGCGATGCGTTTAACGCTGGCTATCTCGCGGCGCGACTTCGCGGCTGCTCTGGTGTCGATGCGGCGCAACAGGGTCATGCTCTGGCCGGCTGGACCATCATGCGCCGTGGCGCCATCCCGCCCCGTGATGCCCATGCGCCTTACGCCTGA
- a CDS encoding DUF2274 domain-containing protein: MTRLKLSDITDEKPVKLTIEIPAKLHSELVDYAVVLNGGAEQGAPAPEQLVAPMLARFIATDREFAKARRARHALIASG, translated from the coding sequence GTGACCCGGCTCAAGCTCTCCGACATCACCGATGAAAAGCCGGTCAAGCTCACCATCGAGATTCCGGCAAAGCTGCATAGCGAGCTGGTCGACTATGCTGTGGTATTGAATGGTGGCGCAGAGCAGGGCGCGCCTGCGCCAGAGCAACTGGTAGCCCCCATGCTGGCGCGGTTCATTGCTACGGACCGGGAGTTCGCGAAAGCACGACGAGCCCGTCACGCGCTGATTGCAAGCGGGTAG
- a CDS encoding MFS transporter produces the protein MRLRLKGNIRWWIIGLVTLGTVLNYLARATLSVAAPTLTEEFDLSTEQYSYIVMAFQAAYTIMQTVAGAVLDALGTRLGFFIFAVGWALANMAHGLATGWQGLAFFRGLLGATEAAAIPAGTKTVATWFPPRERPLATSAFQIGTSFGSILAPPIVVFCIWTWGWQSAFLVTGALSLVWAVMWWIGYRDPQDHARLTDAERAHIEGGRDVEDGQSKPATRSEVIKSRGFWAIAIPRFLAEPAWQTFNFFIPLYLVAVWDVDLAGIAAMAWLPFVAADLGSLAAGVLPPVLMKRGTSLIASRKITMTIGALCMGALAFIGLAGSPEVAIALFCLGGFAHQMLNGALLTLCSDVFDARAVGTASGMAGTFAWIGGLGFTFLIGQSADSYGYDPLFVALAALDLAGAIVLWSLLWSKRGERSQA, from the coding sequence ATGCGGCTCAGACTCAAAGGCAACATCCGGTGGTGGATCATCGGGCTGGTTACGCTTGGCACTGTCCTCAACTATCTCGCTCGCGCGACGCTTTCGGTTGCGGCACCGACGCTCACCGAAGAATTTGACCTCTCTACCGAACAGTACAGTTACATCGTCATGGCCTTTCAGGCCGCCTATACGATCATGCAGACCGTGGCTGGCGCGGTACTCGATGCGTTGGGCACGCGCCTTGGTTTCTTCATCTTCGCAGTGGGTTGGGCGCTAGCGAACATGGCGCACGGTTTGGCAACCGGGTGGCAGGGGCTGGCCTTCTTTCGCGGTCTGCTTGGTGCCACGGAAGCGGCAGCGATACCGGCGGGCACAAAGACCGTCGCGACCTGGTTTCCGCCCCGTGAGCGCCCCTTGGCCACCAGCGCCTTCCAGATCGGCACCAGCTTCGGATCGATCCTGGCACCTCCAATCGTGGTTTTCTGCATCTGGACGTGGGGCTGGCAGTCCGCATTTCTCGTAACAGGCGCATTGAGTCTTGTTTGGGCCGTCATGTGGTGGATCGGCTACCGCGATCCGCAGGATCACGCCAGGCTGACGGATGCCGAACGCGCGCATATCGAAGGTGGACGCGATGTGGAGGACGGGCAATCCAAGCCCGCTACCCGTAGCGAAGTCATCAAATCGCGCGGCTTCTGGGCTATCGCGATTCCGCGCTTCCTGGCCGAGCCGGCATGGCAGACCTTCAACTTCTTCATACCGCTATATCTTGTCGCGGTCTGGGATGTGGATCTCGCCGGGATCGCAGCCATGGCTTGGCTGCCCTTCGTCGCGGCCGACCTCGGATCTTTGGCGGCAGGTGTCTTGCCTCCCGTGCTAATGAAACGCGGTACGTCCCTTATCGCTTCGCGGAAAATCACGATGACCATTGGAGCGCTGTGCATGGGCGCGTTGGCCTTTATCGGACTGGCCGGTTCCCCTGAAGTTGCGATCGCTTTATTCTGCCTTGGCGGTTTTGCCCACCAGATGCTCAATGGCGCATTGCTGACATTGTGCTCCGACGTGTTCGACGCGCGAGCTGTGGGCACGGCGAGCGGTATGGCTGGCACCTTCGCATGGATTGGCGGCCTCGGCTTTACCTTCCTCATCGGGCAAAGCGCGGATTCCTATGGATATGATCCGTTGTTCGTGGCGCTCGCCGCGCTCGACCTCGCCGGTGCTATAGTGTTATGGAGTCTGCTGTGGAGCAAACGTGGTGAGCGTTCTCAGGCGTAA